In a genomic window of Vulpes lagopus strain Blue_001 chromosome 13, ASM1834538v1, whole genome shotgun sequence:
- the SOSTDC1 gene encoding sclerostin domain-containing protein 1 has product MLPPAIHFYLIPLACILMKSCLAFKNDATEILYSHVVKPVPAHPSSNSTMNQARNGGRHFSNTGLDRNTRVQVGCRELRSTKYISDGQCTSISPLKELVCAGECLPLPVLPNWIGGGYGTKYWSRRSSQEWRCVNDKTRTQRIQLQCQDGSTRTYKITVVTACKCKRYTRQHNESSHNFESMSPAKPAQHPRERKRASKSSKHSLS; this is encoded by the exons ATGCTTCCTCCTGCCATTCATTTCTATCTCATTCCCCTTGCATGCATCCTAATGAAAAGctgtttggcttttaaaaatgatgccACAGAAATCCTTTATTCACATGTGGTTAAACCTGTTCCAGCACACCCCAGCAGCAACAGCACGATGAATCAAGCCAGAAATGGAGGCAGGCATTTCAGTAACACTGGACTGGATCGGAACA CTCGAGTTCAAGTGGGTTGCCGGGAACTGCGTTCCACCAAGTACATCTCTGATGGCCAGTGCACCAGCATCAGCCCTCTGAAAGAGCTGGTGTGTGCTGGCGAGTGCTTGCCCCTGCCGGTGCTCCCCAACTGGATTGGAGGAGGCTATGGAACAAAGTACTGGAGCCGGAGGAGCTCCCAGGAATGGAGGTGTGTCAATGACAAAACACGTACCCAGAGAATCCAGCTGCAGTGCCAAGACGGCAGCACGCGCACCTACAAAATCACAGTGGTCACCGCCTGCAAGTGCAAGAGGTACACTCGCCAGCACAACGAGTCCAGTCATAACTTTGAGAGCATGTCGCCTGCCAAGCCAGCCCAGCATCCCAGAGAGCGGAAAAGAGCCAGCAAATCCAGCAAGCACAGCCTGAGTTAG